In candidate division KSB1 bacterium, the following proteins share a genomic window:
- a CDS encoding electron transport complex subunit E: protein MSASYELFKGLYKENPIFRVLLGLCPALATSNSLQNAVGMGAAATFVLFSSNFIISLIRKGVPNKIRIPIFIVVIATFVTITDLSLQAFAPTLSKSLGVFVPLIVVNCIILGRAEAFASKNGVLLSILDGLGMGLGFTFALSLVAIVRELLGTGKLWGIPVFGTSFEPMLILILPPGAFLTLGLFIGFFNWLEKKRAH, encoded by the coding sequence ATGTCAGCATCATATGAGCTTTTCAAAGGGTTGTATAAAGAAAACCCTATTTTCAGAGTGCTGTTAGGGCTTTGTCCAGCGCTGGCCACTTCCAATTCGTTGCAAAACGCTGTTGGCATGGGCGCTGCGGCCACCTTTGTACTATTTAGCTCCAATTTCATCATTTCCTTGATTCGCAAGGGTGTGCCCAACAAGATCCGCATTCCGATCTTTATCGTCGTCATCGCCACTTTTGTGACGATCACCGATCTATCGCTCCAGGCATTTGCCCCGACCCTCAGCAAATCCTTAGGCGTATTCGTCCCATTGATCGTCGTAAACTGCATCATTCTTGGTCGAGCCGAGGCGTTTGCCAGCAAAAATGGCGTCTTGCTCTCGATCCTCGATGGGCTTGGCATGGGGCTCGGCTTCACTTTTGCTCTAAGCTTGGTGGCTATCGTTCGCGAATTGCTTGGGACTGGAAAACTTTGGGGCATCCCGGTGTTCGGAACCAGTTTCGAGCCGATGCTGATCCTCATTTTGCCGCCTGGGGCATTTCTTACCTTAGGCCTATTCATCGGTTTCTTCAATTGGCTGGAAAAAAAGCGCGCTCATTAG
- the ychF gene encoding redox-regulated ATPase YchF, with the protein MGFKCGLVGLPNVGKSTIFNALTALQVPASNYPFCTIDPNIGIVPLKDERLETIARVIGSAKITPTTLEFIDIAGLVKGASKGEGLGNQFLSHIQGVDAIAHVVRCFEDANVAHVSAQLDPIADVEVVMTELIMKDLEIVERKLARLSTAMKSGDPKIKEQWEIFSEIKQGLSQGIPLKRMQISSEAREALTELNLLTLKPAIFIANVGEENFKDDRYAKQLQAYAEQHNEPCVVVYGKIQEEIAQLDPESQPEFLREWGLDELSLHQVVRAGYQVLNLITFFTANKNEAHAWTIPRGTLVHKAAGKIHSDFERGFIKAEVIKYQDLVLHGSEAKLKELGLVAIHGKDYVVEDGDLIFYRFHN; encoded by the coding sequence ATGGGATTTAAATGCGGATTAGTTGGCCTCCCGAATGTGGGAAAATCCACCATCTTCAACGCGCTGACGGCGCTTCAGGTCCCTGCCTCGAATTACCCATTTTGCACCATCGATCCCAATATTGGCATCGTGCCCCTGAAAGATGAACGGCTGGAAACCATAGCCAGGGTCATTGGATCGGCTAAAATCACGCCCACCACGCTGGAGTTTATCGATATTGCCGGTCTGGTGAAAGGGGCGAGCAAAGGGGAGGGACTGGGCAATCAATTCTTGAGCCATATTCAGGGGGTAGATGCCATTGCGCATGTGGTGCGATGCTTTGAAGATGCGAATGTGGCGCATGTCAGTGCCCAGCTCGATCCTATTGCGGATGTTGAGGTGGTGATGACGGAATTGATCATGAAAGATTTGGAGATCGTGGAGCGGAAGCTGGCGCGATTAAGCACAGCAATGAAATCGGGTGATCCGAAGATAAAGGAGCAGTGGGAAATTTTTTCGGAGATCAAGCAAGGGCTTTCCCAGGGGATTCCATTAAAGCGAATGCAGATATCGTCCGAGGCGCGGGAAGCGCTAACCGAGCTGAACCTATTGACGCTGAAGCCAGCGATTTTCATCGCCAACGTCGGTGAGGAAAATTTCAAAGACGACCGATATGCCAAGCAACTGCAAGCCTATGCTGAGCAGCACAATGAGCCATGTGTGGTAGTCTACGGTAAAATCCAGGAGGAAATTGCTCAGCTCGATCCAGAGAGTCAGCCTGAGTTTCTGCGCGAGTGGGGGCTGGATGAACTGAGCCTCCATCAGGTTGTTCGCGCTGGGTATCAAGTGCTAAATTTGATCACTTTTTTTACTGCGAACAAGAACGAGGCACATGCATGGACCATTCCGAGGGGCACGCTGGTTCACAAGGCAGCCGGCAAGATCCATTCCGATTTCGAACGGGGGTTCATCAAAGCTGAGGTGATCAAATATCAGGATCTGGTTCTGCATGGCTCAGAAGCCAAACTGAAAGAATTGGGCTTGGTGGCGATCCATGGCAAGGATTACGTGGTCGAGGATGGGGATTTGATTTTTTATCGATTTCATAATTAA
- a CDS encoding RnfABCDGE type electron transport complex subunit D, translated as MEKKWFVTASPHIADQESIPKIMYGVVISLIPAMLGAIYFFGPHAGWVMLVAVASAVATEAIIEKLMKKPITVRDGSAVVTGILLAMNVPAEVPWWIPLIGSAFAIAIGKIPFGGLGYNPMNPALLGRAFLLASWPTHMTIFKTRPLEWITHHPGLAQFLSKLSLYTPDPTGKFSLSGIDVITTATPLNVFKQQKDAILRFADDPSMTEKVKTAHEAISQLYDSYGNLFWGKIGGCIGETSVFLLLIGAIYLIYKRYIRLRIPLSYIGTVAILSWIFGGVDGLFSGDPLFHVLAGGLMLGAFYMATDMVTSPVTSAGGYIFGIGCGIITVLIRLIGGYPEGVSYSILLMNLTVPLIDRYTKPKTFGKVKNK; from the coding sequence ATGGAAAAAAAATGGTTCGTGACTGCTTCTCCTCATATTGCTGATCAAGAGTCAATTCCGAAAATCATGTACGGCGTCGTGATCTCGCTGATCCCAGCGATGTTGGGTGCGATCTATTTTTTCGGCCCTCATGCAGGCTGGGTCATGTTGGTAGCTGTTGCCAGCGCCGTTGCCACCGAAGCGATTATTGAAAAATTGATGAAAAAGCCCATCACGGTTCGAGATGGCAGCGCCGTGGTCACTGGAATCCTTTTGGCCATGAACGTCCCCGCTGAAGTCCCGTGGTGGATCCCGCTGATCGGCTCTGCTTTTGCCATCGCCATCGGCAAAATCCCGTTCGGTGGTTTGGGATATAATCCCATGAACCCGGCCCTATTAGGCCGGGCTTTCTTATTGGCCTCTTGGCCAACTCACATGACCATCTTCAAAACCAGACCGTTAGAGTGGATTACTCATCACCCTGGTCTGGCACAATTTCTATCGAAATTATCGCTTTACACGCCAGATCCAACGGGAAAATTTAGCCTTTCTGGGATCGATGTCATTACTACCGCCACGCCGCTTAATGTGTTCAAGCAGCAAAAAGACGCCATCCTCCGATTTGCCGATGATCCGAGCATGACAGAAAAAGTGAAAACTGCCCATGAAGCCATTAGCCAGCTTTATGATTCGTATGGCAATCTGTTTTGGGGCAAAATCGGCGGGTGTATCGGGGAGACTTCGGTATTTCTGCTTTTAATTGGCGCCATTTATCTGATCTATAAGCGTTACATTCGCCTGCGAATTCCGCTCAGCTATATCGGCACCGTCGCCATCCTCTCTTGGATCTTCGGCGGTGTAGATGGGCTATTCAGTGGGGATCCCTTGTTCCATGTTTTAGCTGGCGGGCTAATGCTGGGTGCTTTCTATATGGCTACTGATATGGTGACTTCGCCAGTCACTTCTGCTGGAGGTTACATCTTCGGCATTGGCTGTGGCATCATTACAGTGCTGATCCGTTTGATCGGCGGCTACCCCGAGGGCGTCTCTTATTCGATTCTATTGATGAACCTCACTGTCCCGCTGATCGATCGTTATACCAAGCCAAAAACATTTGGAAAGGTGAAGAACAAATGA
- a CDS encoding PHP domain-containing protein has product MNASSYHIVSQSKVDLHIHSNRSDGAFSAKEIIDYARKIGLKAISITDHDDIAGLEEALHYSRHQGIEFIPGVELSARSRPFDIHLLGYFIDHRNQHLNRYIAFFQQERLGRAKKILELLKKYGIYLSLDLILKKSGQGSIGRPHIAEAMVEDGYVHSYQEAFNKYIGDGCPCCVPKFKITPSEAISLINQAGGLCVIAHPGMDITDDGLMDLIKLGLQGIETIHPRHTQKQVDHYREIIQKHHLLETGGSDCHAENKSPVMIGQFNIPYSFVEKMKERLGK; this is encoded by the coding sequence GTGAACGCATCATCCTATCACATTGTTTCTCAGTCGAAAGTGGATCTCCATATTCACTCCAACCGTTCAGATGGCGCATTTTCCGCAAAGGAGATCATTGACTACGCCAGAAAGATCGGCTTGAAAGCCATCAGTATCACCGATCACGACGATATCGCCGGCCTTGAGGAAGCGCTTCACTATAGCCGACATCAGGGCATTGAGTTCATCCCAGGAGTCGAATTGTCCGCCCGTTCCCGTCCATTCGACATCCACTTGCTTGGCTATTTTATCGATCATCGGAATCAACATTTGAACCGATATATTGCCTTCTTTCAACAGGAGCGGCTCGGACGTGCCAAGAAAATTTTGGAGCTGCTCAAAAAATACGGCATCTATTTGTCGCTGGACTTAATCCTGAAAAAATCTGGTCAGGGCTCCATCGGTCGACCTCATATCGCCGAGGCGATGGTCGAAGATGGCTACGTTCATAGCTATCAGGAAGCCTTCAACAAATACATCGGCGACGGCTGCCCCTGTTGCGTCCCCAAATTTAAAATCACTCCCAGCGAAGCGATTTCTCTGATCAATCAGGCTGGCGGTCTCTGCGTCATTGCTCATCCCGGAATGGATATAACCGATGATGGTTTGATGGACCTGATCAAGCTTGGACTTCAGGGCATAGAAACCATCCATCCCCGACACACTCAAAAACAAGTGGACCACTATCGCGAGATCATTCAAAAACATCATTTGCTCGAAACTGGTGGCTCGGATTGTCACGCTGAAAACAAATCCCCAGTCATGATCGGCCAATTCAATATCCCGTATAGCTTCGTGGAAAAAATGAAGGAGAGATTGGGAAAATAA
- the tatC gene encoding twin-arginine translocase subunit TatC codes for MDQNEKVMPFLDHLEELRQRLLRCIIAIFSLSIISYIFSKQIMAILLRPFPREDKLIFLSPQEGFMIYITISLFAGLILSLPIIFYELWQFVRPGLYAKERKYTIRIVFFSTFFFLLGALFCYFVVIPYGLNFLLSFASDQLTPTIQIKEYLKFITLLILVFGIVFELPLLSFFLTKLGLLTPQFLRTKRRYGIVAIFIAAAVLTPTTDIISQLLLAVPLMILYEISIWVSRAALPRKKSKDQIKMEETTDNGS; via the coding sequence TTGGACCAGAACGAAAAGGTCATGCCATTCCTGGATCATCTCGAAGAGCTCAGGCAGCGTCTGTTGAGATGCATCATCGCCATTTTCAGTCTCAGCATCATCAGCTATATCTTTTCGAAACAGATCATGGCGATTCTCTTGCGCCCATTTCCGCGAGAAGACAAGCTCATCTTCCTCTCGCCCCAGGAAGGCTTCATGATTTATATCACTATTTCGCTGTTCGCAGGACTGATCCTCAGTTTGCCAATTATCTTCTACGAACTCTGGCAATTCGTACGACCCGGGCTATATGCAAAAGAGCGCAAATATACCATCCGCATCGTGTTCTTCTCCACGTTTTTCTTCCTACTTGGGGCTTTGTTTTGCTATTTCGTCGTGATCCCTTATGGTCTGAACTTTCTATTGAGCTTTGCCAGCGATCAGCTTACCCCGACCATCCAGATCAAAGAGTACTTGAAATTCATCACCCTGTTGATCTTGGTATTTGGCATTGTGTTCGAGTTGCCATTGCTATCTTTTTTCCTGACCAAATTGGGCTTGCTCACCCCACAATTTCTGCGGACCAAGCGGCGCTATGGCATCGTCGCCATCTTCATCGCTGCGGCTGTGCTCACGCCCACAACTGATATTATCAGCCAGTTGCTTTTGGCAGTACCATTAATGATCCTCTACGAGATCAGTATCTGGGTTTCTCGGGCAGCTCTGCCAAGGAAAAAATCAAAGGACCAAATAAAAATGGAGGAAACAACCGATAATGGTTCTTGA
- the nadA gene encoding quinolinate synthase NadA has product MVLDDYRKLTEAELRERILTKKSQMQQRLVILGHHYQRDEVIEFADFRGDSFGLCQQAAQQTAAQFIVFSGVHFMAEAADIISRPDQIVQLPDLTAGCPLANFAELDDVQLAWQQLTEICGDTQITPITYINSSAEIKAFCGEHGGTVCTSSNALAAMQWGFQQSQRVLFFPDRHLGTNTANQLGIPKEQRIIWDPALPRGGNTIDQIEQARLILWNGYCHVHTWFNLNHIATIRNAFPTAKIVVHPECPEPVVNAADAAGSTSFIIKFVEQASTGSVIAIGTELNLVQRLAKTHPDKRIVPLARSLCPNMYKINLVNLCWTLEHLGEVNIVTVPELVKGYARIAIDRMLQIK; this is encoded by the coding sequence ATGGTTCTTGATGACTATCGAAAACTTACAGAAGCTGAGCTTCGAGAACGCATCCTGACCAAAAAATCCCAAATGCAACAGCGACTGGTGATTCTCGGACATCACTATCAGCGCGATGAGGTGATCGAATTTGCCGATTTCCGGGGAGATTCATTTGGACTCTGTCAGCAAGCTGCCCAGCAAACGGCGGCTCAATTCATTGTGTTCAGCGGCGTTCATTTTATGGCCGAAGCTGCCGATATCATTTCGCGGCCCGATCAGATCGTGCAATTGCCTGATTTGACCGCAGGGTGCCCCTTGGCCAATTTCGCAGAGTTAGATGATGTTCAACTTGCCTGGCAACAACTCACTGAAATCTGCGGAGACACTCAGATCACGCCCATTACCTATATCAACTCCTCGGCCGAGATCAAAGCGTTTTGCGGCGAGCACGGCGGAACGGTTTGCACATCTTCCAATGCCTTGGCTGCCATGCAATGGGGCTTTCAGCAATCGCAACGCGTACTTTTTTTCCCAGATCGGCATCTAGGCACCAATACGGCCAATCAGCTCGGCATCCCAAAGGAGCAGCGGATCATCTGGGATCCTGCCCTCCCCCGCGGCGGCAATACAATTGATCAGATCGAACAAGCCCGGCTCATCCTTTGGAATGGCTATTGTCATGTCCACACGTGGTTCAATCTCAACCATATAGCAACGATCAGAAATGCTTTCCCCACGGCAAAAATTGTCGTTCACCCCGAGTGCCCAGAACCAGTCGTCAACGCAGCGGATGCAGCGGGGTCAACGTCCTTTATCATAAAATTTGTCGAACAAGCCAGCACTGGCTCTGTCATTGCGATCGGCACCGAGCTGAACTTGGTCCAACGGCTGGCAAAAACGCATCCCGATAAAAGAATTGTCCCCCTTGCCCGCTCGCTGTGTCCCAATATGTACAAGATCAATCTGGTTAACTTGTGCTGGACGCTCGAGCATCTTGGTGAGGTGAATATCGTCACTGTCCCCGAGCTGGTCAAAGGTTATGCCCGAATAGCGATAGACCGAATGCTGCAGATCAAATGA
- a CDS encoding RnfABCDGE type electron transport complex subunit G: protein MKDIVKLGLILLLVTALAGAALSIVNNITKPRIEEQKRLVTALALTAALPDAANGVIEPDTTSKQIHFYRGYRDSSKQQLVGYAFLAMENGYSSQIETMVGIDTTGRIVGIKILRQLETPGLGTKIEEIRHGETMPYFQRQFLNQFADQIAVDKDGGTIESITGATISSRAVTNSIKNSFLKLQQQIGEVKKTPAAINNQ, encoded by the coding sequence ATGAAAGACATCGTGAAACTGGGATTGATCTTGTTATTGGTTACTGCATTGGCTGGAGCTGCCCTTTCAATCGTCAATAACATCACTAAACCGCGTATCGAAGAACAAAAACGGCTGGTTACCGCATTAGCACTGACGGCTGCTCTGCCCGATGCCGCAAACGGCGTGATCGAACCTGACACCACTTCCAAACAAATTCATTTTTATCGCGGCTACCGGGATAGCTCAAAACAGCAGCTCGTCGGATATGCGTTCCTCGCCATGGAAAATGGCTATTCTAGCCAGATCGAAACCATGGTCGGAATCGATACCACTGGAAGGATTGTCGGCATAAAGATTTTGCGGCAATTGGAAACCCCAGGTTTAGGCACGAAAATCGAGGAAATCCGGCACGGGGAGACCATGCCCTATTTTCAGCGCCAATTTCTTAACCAATTCGCCGATCAAATCGCGGTGGATAAGGATGGGGGCACCATTGAAAGCATCACCGGGGCGACCATCTCTTCCCGCGCCGTCACCAACTCGATCAAAAACAGCTTCCTGAAATTGCAGCAGCAAATAGGTGAGGTGAAAAAAACACCAGCAGCAATCAATAATCAGTGA
- a CDS encoding RnfABCDGE type electron transport complex subunit A, whose product MDLRELFIIIITAVFINNFVFARFLGTCPYLGVSKKLDSALGMGMAVIFVLVMASAVTWIAFNYLLQPTTSIFKYLFASHQAPDLTFLRTIVFILVIASLVQFVEMVIQKFSPTLYKALGIYLPLITTNCIILAVAILNVSPDPQYNFNFIESIVHGFSAGVGFMLALILMAGIRERLELAPVPAPLRGVPIAFIMAGLMAIAFLGFSGLKIK is encoded by the coding sequence ATGGATTTGAGAGAATTGTTCATCATCATCATTACTGCGGTTTTTATCAATAATTTCGTATTCGCCAGATTTTTGGGCACGTGCCCCTATCTGGGTGTCTCAAAGAAATTGGACTCCGCCCTCGGCATGGGGATGGCAGTGATTTTCGTGCTCGTCATGGCCTCTGCCGTCACCTGGATCGCTTTTAATTATTTGCTTCAACCCACTACTTCCATTTTTAAATATCTCTTTGCCTCACATCAGGCTCCAGATCTGACTTTCTTGCGGACCATCGTTTTCATCTTGGTCATCGCATCCCTGGTCCAGTTCGTCGAGATGGTGATCCAGAAATTCAGCCCGACCCTTTATAAAGCGCTGGGCATCTACCTTCCATTGATCACCACGAACTGCATCATCCTGGCGGTAGCAATTCTAAATGTCAGCCCAGATCCACAATATAATTTCAACTTCATCGAAAGTATCGTCCATGGCTTTTCCGCCGGCGTCGGATTCATGCTTGCGCTCATCCTCATGGCCGGAATCCGTGAACGGCTCGAACTAGCGCCGGTTCCTGCTCCGCTCAGAGGGGTTCCAATCGCTTTCATCATGGCAGGTCTCATGGCAATCGCCTTCCTGGGATTCTCCGGATTGAAAATAAAATAA